The bacterium genome has a window encoding:
- a CDS encoding NeuD/PglB/VioB family sugar acetyltransferase: MNREKIVIIGAGGNSRELKMLLQAINQVQPRYEFLGYVVSDFSKISPNDSKDEIIGDTDWLLNRAGEVSAVLGMGTPIHRLRVAAELKQKRPDLKFPILIHPSVIYDPESCKFGEGVTIAASNVLTVNITLGDYVFINRGCQIGHESVIGTGSVLNPSAVISGGVTIGEGVLIGTNATVIQYLQVGDYVTVGAGACVTKDVPATLTVVGIPAKPLQRGKS, from the coding sequence ATGAATCGTGAAAAGATTGTGATAATCGGCGCTGGTGGCAATTCCCGCGAATTGAAAATGTTGTTGCAAGCGATTAATCAGGTGCAACCGCGGTATGAGTTTTTGGGATACGTTGTCAGTGACTTCAGTAAGATTTCTCCGAACGACTCAAAAGATGAGATTATCGGGGATACCGACTGGCTGTTAAATCGCGCCGGGGAAGTTTCCGCGGTATTGGGCATGGGTACTCCGATTCACCGGTTGCGGGTTGCAGCCGAGTTGAAGCAGAAACGTCCGGACCTGAAGTTTCCCATCTTGATTCATCCCAGCGTCATCTATGATCCGGAAAGTTGTAAGTTTGGCGAAGGAGTAACGATAGCCGCTTCAAACGTCCTAACTGTGAACATAACACTGGGTGATTACGTATTTATTAATCGGGGCTGCCAGATTGGCCATGAGAGTGTTATCGGGACGGGCAGCGTATTGAACCCCAGCGCGGTGATTTCCGGTGGTGTAACGATTGGCGAAGGGGTCCTTATTGGTACCAATGCAACTGTAATTCAGTATTTGCAGGTCGGAGATTACGTTACGGTTGGCGCAGGCGCGTGCGTCACCAAAGATGTACCAGCTACTTTAACCGTTGTCGGTATTCCGGCAAAACCGCTACAGCGCGGCAAATCGTAA